The Triticum aestivum cultivar Chinese Spring chromosome 7B, IWGSC CS RefSeq v2.1, whole genome shotgun sequence genome window below encodes:
- the LOC123158000 gene encoding uncharacterized protein, translating into MSLLPGRRLMMMFRRVPFLRICWIVIRHSAPRFSATQLSKIGRKRLANGMFLCLRSDLLLKKRCSKLYALASGKVNPEDDMHGSLGSSIPLAARASSLHGPPPCRSDAPRQSSAGQAHRPPGWKKRRRSREDLSNKIVFIKVKTSERMTNQ; encoded by the exons ATGAGTCTTCTTCCCGgcagaaggttgatgatgatgttcAGGAGGGTGCCATTCCTTCGTATCTGCTGGATCGTGATTCGACATAGCGCGCCAAG GTTCTCAGCAACACAATTAAGCAAAATAGGAAGGAAAAGGCTGGCAAATGGGATGTTCCTTTGCCTAAG GTCAGACCTATTGCTGAAGAAGAGATGTTCAAAGTTATACGCACTGGCAAGCGGAAAA GTAAATCCTGAGGACGACATGCATGGGAGTCTTGGGAGTAGCATCCCCCTCGCCGCACGGGCCTCCTCGCTGCATGGGCCTCCTCCTTGCCGGAGTGACGCCCCTCGCCAGAGCAGCGCCGGCCAAGCCCATCGGCCACCAG gttggaagaaaagaagaagatccagagaagatcttagtaataagatagtttttattaaa